The DNA window GCAGGATCGCAGTGAATCTCAGCGGATGCGCGAGTTTGTCGCCAACGGCGGATCGCTAATCGGTCTGGTACAGAAGCATTGCGAGATCTGGACGGCATAGCGGCGATAAAACGGTATACTGCACGCTTTCGTTTTTGTCTGGGATCCTGTCGTGCGCTGTTTATCTCTTCTGCCGTTGTTGCTGTTATCTCTACCTGCGTTCGCCAGCGGAAAATGCTCGCTGACCGATCCGTTGCTGACGCTACAAAGCTATACCGTTAATCCGCAGCGCGAGCGCATTGTGATGTACTGGCAGAAAGAGGATGGCAAAGCCTGGGGATCGCTGCGATCGCTGCTGGCGGATATCAACCAGAATGGGCAGGTGCAGATGGCGATGAACGGCGGCATTTATGATAAAGCGTATGCGCCGCTGGGGCTGTATATCGAAAAAGGCAGACAGTTGACCCCGCTTAACCGCGCCTCCGGCGGCGGCAATTTTTTTATTCGTCCCGGCGGAGTGTTTTACCTAAAAGGGCAAAACGCGGGCATTGTCAGCCTCGAGAAATTTAAGCCCTCGCCAGCCATCCAGTACGCCGTGCAGTCCGGGCCGATGCTGATTGAAAACGGCAAGATCAACTGGCGCCTGAAGCCCTCTGCCAGCTCGCGCAAGCTGCGTAACGGCGTGGGCATCACCCCTGAGGGCAAAGTGGTATTTATGCTTAGCGAGCA is part of the Klebsiella huaxiensis genome and encodes:
- a CDS encoding phosphodiester glycosidase family protein; this translates as MRCLSLLPLLLLSLPAFASGKCSLTDPLLTLQSYTVNPQRERIVMYWQKEDGKAWGSLRSLLADINQNGQVQMAMNGGIYDKAYAPLGLYIEKGRQLTPLNRASGGGNFFIRPGGVFYLKGQNAGIVSLEKFKPSPAIQYAVQSGPMLIENGKINWRLKPSASSRKLRNGVGITPEGKVVFMLSEHETNFYDFACYAQTRLNVRQMLYLDGTISKMYQRGGSVPWQYHPFVTMIAVESR